A genomic region of Deltaproteobacteria bacterium contains the following coding sequences:
- the gatB gene encoding Asp-tRNA(Asn)/Glu-tRNA(Gln) amidotransferase subunit GatB, whose protein sequence is MMRYETVIGLEVHAQLKTKTKIWCGCPTDFGEDANRNTCPVCTGMPGVLPVLNRTAVEYAIKMGLALGCRINPISVFARKNYFYPDLPMGYQISQYELPLAEHGRVAIRCGESRKLVGVTRIHLENDAGKSMHSTGENASYVDLNRAGVPLIEIVSEPDMRSPDEAVAYLKALHSVLLYLGICDGNMEEGSFRCDANVSLRPEGRVELGVRTEIKNMNSFRNVHRALELEIRRHRGILEDGEAVVQETRLYDAVRNETRSMRGKEEAQDYRYFPDPDLRPLEVPAEWVEAIRATLPELPGAKRERFENVMGLTSNDAEFLAAGRDLAEYFEHAVEAGGDPKRIANWITGEFMRILNECGDGLRECGLHPRDLATLVGLVDEEVVSGNVGKQVLRELFYRGGDPKDYVKKQGLTQVSDVSALEELVQDILDRHPEELVRLRNGDKKLMGFFVGQAMRASQGKADPKALNEILAKVVRS, encoded by the coding sequence GTGATGCGATACGAAACGGTGATTGGCCTTGAAGTCCACGCCCAGCTCAAGACCAAGACCAAGATATGGTGCGGATGCCCGACGGATTTTGGGGAAGACGCCAATCGAAACACCTGCCCGGTGTGTACCGGGATGCCTGGAGTCCTCCCGGTTCTGAATCGAACGGCCGTGGAGTACGCCATCAAGATGGGATTGGCCCTCGGTTGCCGGATCAATCCGATCTCGGTCTTCGCCCGCAAGAACTATTTCTATCCCGACTTGCCCATGGGCTACCAGATATCCCAATATGAACTCCCCCTGGCCGAGCATGGCCGAGTGGCCATCCGATGCGGTGAGTCGCGGAAGCTGGTCGGGGTGACCAGGATTCATCTGGAGAACGACGCGGGCAAGAGCATGCACTCGACAGGAGAAAACGCCAGCTATGTCGATCTCAATCGGGCCGGAGTGCCCTTGATCGAGATCGTCAGCGAGCCGGACATGCGCAGCCCTGACGAGGCCGTTGCCTACCTCAAGGCCTTGCACTCCGTGCTCCTCTACTTGGGCATTTGCGACGGGAACATGGAGGAGGGGAGCTTCCGTTGCGACGCCAACGTTTCGCTTCGTCCAGAGGGTCGGGTCGAACTCGGGGTTAGAACCGAGATCAAGAACATGAATTCGTTTCGTAACGTCCACAGGGCACTGGAACTGGAGATCCGAAGACACCGCGGGATCCTCGAAGATGGCGAGGCCGTTGTCCAGGAAACTCGCCTCTACGACGCCGTCCGCAACGAGACCAGATCCATGAGGGGCAAGGAGGAGGCCCAGGATTACCGCTATTTTCCGGATCCGGATCTGCGGCCCTTGGAAGTTCCAGCCGAATGGGTCGAGGCCATCCGGGCCACTTTGCCCGAACTTCCAGGGGCGAAGCGGGAACGTTTCGAGAACGTCATGGGGCTGACTTCAAACGACGCCGAATTTTTGGCCGCAGGCAGAGACTTAGCCGAGTATTTTGAGCATGCCGTGGAGGCCGGAGGAGATCCCAAAAGAATTGCCAATTGGATAACCGGGGAATTCATGCGAATTCTGAACGAATGTGGAGACGGCCTGCGCGAATGCGGCCTGCACCCCCGGGATTTGGCGACCCTCGTCGGCTTGGTCGATGAGGAAGTCGTCAGCGGCAACGTCGGCAAGCAGGTCCTTCGTGAACTGTTTTACCGGGGCGGGGACCCGAAGGACTATGTGAAGAAACAAGGGCTGACCCAGGTCTCTGACGTCTCAGCCTTGGAGGAACTAGTACAGGACATTCTCGACCGGCATCCCGAGGAATTGGTCCGATTGCGCAACGGAGACAAGAAATTGATGGGCTTCTTTGTCGGTCAGGCCATGAGGGCCAGTCAGGGCAAGGCCGATCCCAAAGCCCTGAACGAGATTCTAGCCAAGGTGGTGCGGTCGTGA
- a CDS encoding chemotaxis protein CheW: protein MHEEKKRQDAELLQLVTFSIGEEEFGVEILKVQEIIRMLEITKVPRAPEFVEGVINLRGKVIPILDLRKRFGLLSKDHDKNTRIIVIEINSMIVGFVVDSVSEVLRIPANTVEPPPPVVSGLDSEYISGVGKLEDRLLILLDLNRLLSNEEQNVLGQV, encoded by the coding sequence ATGCACGAAGAAAAGAAGCGACAGGATGCCGAGCTGCTGCAGTTGGTCACCTTCAGCATCGGTGAGGAGGAGTTTGGGGTCGAGATTCTCAAAGTCCAGGAGATCATCCGCATGCTTGAGATCACCAAGGTTCCCAGGGCTCCCGAATTTGTGGAGGGAGTGATCAATCTGCGGGGCAAGGTCATTCCGATTCTCGATCTGCGAAAACGGTTCGGCCTATTGTCCAAGGACCATGACAAGAACACGAGGATCATCGTCATTGAGATCAATAGCATGATCGTCGGATTTGTTGTGGACTCGGTCTCCGAGGTCCTCAGGATCCCCGCCAACACCGTGGAGCCCCCGCCGCCTGTGGTTTCGGGCCTCGATTCCGAGTACATAAGCGGCGTCGGCAAGCTTGAGGATCGTTTGCTGATTCTGCTCGACCTCAACCGTCTGCTGAGCAACGAGGAGCAGAACGTCCTGGGCCAGGTTTGA
- a CDS encoding transglycosylase, translating into MGSANISMRDCTRTFREGSGIHPPGARMPWSRWILIVVGLGMLCLGGCQDREPLLLPASPRFEPAETNEIDRVSAMLLKELGQRGWSIYAEALQRSRKYLATRRQDDPALIGDGLEVSWGDLLKTVDRLLERGPDLAEGKGDVLSSEFVWHALRPPLLVTGYYEPEIEASKIPDSDYAYPLFGLPDDLHVARLGDFHPRWDKDTLVYRVENGRIRPYFDRREIDIQGALAGRDLELAWARDPIDVFFLHIQGSGRLKFSDSTTRHILYAGRNGRQYVALGRVLAAGGHIGPDEEISMQKIRKVLHENPSEAHELMAANPSYVFFRLDDDGPYGAMGQILTSFVSVATDPTLLPLGSVMALDVPLPVQGTEEGAAGHLTTLVAAQDTGGAIKGAHIDMFFGAGHVASILAGHMNKKGSLYLLLAKKH; encoded by the coding sequence ATGGGGTCGGCAAATATTTCGATGCGGGACTGCACGCGGACTTTTCGCGAGGGCTCGGGCATTCACCCGCCTGGAGCGAGGATGCCCTGGAGTAGATGGATCCTAATCGTCGTCGGTCTGGGTATGCTTTGCCTGGGTGGATGTCAGGATCGGGAACCCCTCTTACTGCCAGCGTCACCAAGATTCGAACCCGCCGAGACCAACGAGATTGATCGGGTTTCAGCCATGCTCCTGAAGGAATTGGGCCAAAGGGGATGGTCGATCTATGCCGAAGCCCTTCAGCGATCCCGGAAGTATCTGGCAACCCGTCGTCAGGATGACCCGGCCCTCATCGGAGATGGGCTTGAGGTTTCCTGGGGCGATCTCCTTAAAACCGTGGACAGACTCCTGGAAAGGGGTCCAGACTTGGCCGAGGGCAAGGGCGATGTTTTGTCCAGTGAGTTCGTCTGGCATGCGTTGCGTCCTCCTCTGTTGGTGACAGGGTACTATGAGCCGGAAATCGAGGCCTCCAAAATACCCGACAGCGACTACGCATATCCGCTCTTTGGCTTGCCGGATGACCTGCATGTGGCGAGGCTGGGAGACTTCCATCCACGCTGGGACAAGGACACCCTTGTCTACAGAGTCGAAAACGGCCGGATTCGCCCCTACTTCGACCGTCGCGAGATCGACATTCAGGGAGCACTGGCCGGGCGTGACCTCGAGCTGGCCTGGGCACGGGATCCGATCGACGTCTTTTTTCTGCATATCCAAGGCTCTGGGCGATTGAAGTTCTCGGACAGCACTACGCGGCACATTCTTTACGCCGGGAGAAACGGAAGGCAGTATGTGGCGTTGGGACGAGTGCTTGCGGCCGGGGGACATATCGGGCCCGACGAGGAGATCAGTATGCAGAAGATCAGAAAGGTCCTGCATGAAAATCCATCCGAGGCCCATGAGTTGATGGCCGCCAACCCGAGTTACGTTTTTTTCCGTTTGGACGACGACGGGCCCTACGGGGCCATGGGCCAGATCCTGACCTCCTTTGTCAGCGTCGCCACCGACCCGACACTTTTGCCCTTGGGTTCGGTTATGGCACTGGATGTGCCTTTGCCCGTGCAGGGGACAGAAGAGGGGGCCGCTGGACATTTGACGACCTTGGTCGCCGCCCAGGACACGGGCGGGGCCATCAAGGGAGCGCATATCGATATGTTCTTCGGGGCTGGTCATGTGGCTTCTATCCTGGCCGGGCACATGAACAAGAAGGGTTCCCTTTATCTGCTTCTGGCAAAAAAACATTGA
- a CDS encoding type II/IV secretion system protein: protein MLDQTNFSTKLEEAALYAGQGLDEDAKKIYVSLIKELAPFKTQPGILSQIKQLKDLLDRLAVVEETPASAMSVSSQESVSEEDVFTKAIAFKNLELYKDALNEFDKIILSTDNNAVAKEIFDIFFQRKNFKEGIEYFKGKIDSCTKSSAKDSLLFHLARLYELDGDYLMAAKAMQDVLRPGRFDNFKQRLASIRSRTDRLTLPDYLVGRFIGSNEKQDFLKFVQINPQYKLIEIFSHQYKIPFKEIYQAISDYYGCEYVAIVPDKFEIDRNLICDLKKEFLLQNIFIPFKKEKSKIFIVTDDPHDINREDLYRKIFSSNELVFKVSSTEEITAAIHHLFDAEAYSHDKIKEIIEEVDSEDSGVEEFETNNDALQSDSKAVQFVERLLTDAWRRNASDIHIEPSAAHAKARIRLRVDGICQEYAKLPHKFCKVVVSRLKIKANLDIAERRMPQDGKIKHFLPNKELLELRVATLPTANGNEDVVMRLLHGGGPLHFNQLGIAPYNYEVFKALVQKPYGLLLVVGPTGSGKTTTLHSALGLINTPERKIWTAEDPIEITQDGLRQVQVNAKIGLSFAAVLRSFLRADPDVIMVGEMRDNETVTTGVEASLTGHLVFSTLHTNSAPETITRLLEMDLDPHHFADSLLGVLAQRLGRRLCKNCKVQYEVADDEKENLIREYGPIRHQVVQTLFDQTKELYKASPNGCPECNQSGYKGRVGFHELLVNSTAITEMIKKQALTEEVRQAAIGAGMVTLKQDGIYKILKGDTDLKEVLRVCIQ from the coding sequence ATGCTGGATCAGACCAATTTCTCCACCAAGCTCGAAGAGGCAGCTTTGTATGCTGGCCAGGGCCTTGATGAGGATGCGAAAAAAATTTACGTTTCCTTGATCAAGGAACTTGCTCCATTCAAGACCCAGCCAGGTATATTATCTCAGATCAAGCAGTTGAAAGATCTCTTGGACAGGCTGGCCGTTGTGGAGGAAACCCCGGCGTCGGCGATGAGCGTGAGCTCTCAAGAAAGTGTATCCGAAGAGGATGTGTTCACCAAGGCCATAGCCTTCAAGAATTTGGAGCTTTACAAAGACGCCTTGAACGAGTTCGACAAAATCATTTTGTCAACGGATAACAACGCTGTCGCCAAAGAAATTTTCGATATTTTTTTTCAGCGGAAGAATTTCAAAGAGGGAATAGAGTATTTCAAGGGCAAAATCGACTCCTGCACCAAGTCCTCGGCCAAGGACAGTCTCCTGTTCCATCTGGCCCGTTTGTATGAATTAGATGGCGATTATCTCATGGCTGCAAAGGCCATGCAGGATGTTCTTCGACCTGGTCGTTTTGATAACTTCAAACAGCGTCTGGCTTCAATACGGTCCAGAACCGATCGTTTGACATTGCCTGACTATCTGGTGGGGAGGTTTATCGGCTCAAATGAAAAACAAGATTTTCTAAAATTTGTTCAAATCAATCCCCAGTATAAGCTTATAGAAATTTTTTCACATCAGTACAAGATTCCGTTCAAAGAAATTTATCAGGCCATATCGGACTACTACGGGTGTGAGTATGTAGCCATCGTTCCTGATAAATTTGAAATTGATAGAAATTTGATCTGCGATTTGAAAAAGGAATTTCTTTTACAGAATATATTTATTCCCTTTAAGAAGGAAAAATCGAAAATTTTTATCGTCACAGATGATCCTCACGATATCAATCGCGAGGATTTGTACAGAAAAATTTTTTCCAGCAATGAGCTGGTATTCAAGGTTTCTTCAACCGAAGAAATCACCGCTGCCATCCACCACCTCTTTGATGCCGAGGCCTACAGCCATGACAAGATCAAGGAAATAATCGAGGAAGTCGACAGCGAGGACTCCGGCGTCGAAGAATTTGAAACAAACAACGATGCCTTGCAATCAGACAGCAAGGCAGTTCAATTTGTCGAGCGCCTGCTGACCGACGCGTGGAGGCGGAACGCCTCGGACATTCATATCGAGCCATCGGCGGCTCATGCCAAGGCTCGGATCCGGTTGCGCGTCGACGGAATTTGTCAAGAGTACGCCAAACTTCCTCACAAGTTCTGCAAGGTGGTCGTTTCAAGGCTGAAAATCAAGGCGAATCTGGATATCGCCGAAAGGCGCATGCCTCAAGACGGTAAGATCAAACATTTTTTGCCCAACAAAGAATTACTTGAGCTTCGAGTGGCCACTTTGCCCACAGCCAATGGCAACGAAGATGTGGTCATGCGCCTGCTACACGGAGGAGGGCCCCTGCATTTCAATCAGCTGGGCATCGCTCCGTACAACTACGAAGTCTTCAAGGCCCTGGTCCAGAAGCCATACGGATTGCTTCTCGTCGTTGGACCGACCGGTTCGGGCAAGACCACGACCCTCCACTCCGCCCTCGGGTTAATCAACACTCCTGAACGAAAGATCTGGACTGCAGAGGATCCGATCGAGATCACTCAAGACGGTCTCCGACAGGTCCAGGTGAATGCCAAGATCGGTCTGTCCTTCGCCGCTGTGCTACGATCTTTCTTGAGAGCGGACCCCGATGTGATCATGGTTGGTGAAATGCGCGACAACGAAACCGTCACTACAGGCGTTGAGGCATCCCTGACCGGACATCTCGTCTTCTCTACCCTGCACACCAACAGCGCTCCCGAAACCATCACCAGACTCCTGGAAATGGATCTTGATCCACATCATTTCGCCGACTCTCTTCTTGGTGTCCTGGCACAGCGCTTGGGGCGTCGTCTATGCAAGAATTGCAAGGTTCAGTACGAGGTCGCCGATGATGAGAAGGAGAATCTCATCCGCGAGTATGGGCCGATTCGTCACCAAGTTGTGCAGACCTTGTTCGATCAAACCAAAGAATTGTACAAGGCCAGCCCGAACGGATGCCCGGAATGCAACCAATCTGGTTACAAAGGTCGGGTCGGCTTTCATGAATTGCTTGTCAACTCGACGGCCATCACCGAAATGATCAAGAAACAGGCCTTAACCGAAGAAGTTCGCCAAGCAGCCATCGGGGCCGGAATGGTCACGCTGAAGCAAGACGGCATCTACAAGATTTTGAAAGGCGACACGGATCTGAAAGAAGTCTTGCGGGTCTGCATCCAGTAG
- a CDS encoding HAMP domain-containing protein: protein MKLRLKFILLFVVISIIPLVIAGGAGFYHIKLVADEALELSENALKSQSEVMIDRIATDIAKNSELLIQHLEVGDKAELQFRPDFASAVVQAFGESGYTYLISENNGAYSYFLHPSPKTIGQDVMSSDIKQLLIGKGNVSAYIDGGKHYAALVPIGGLGLYIVAQMDTEEVLRSVESMKEKINNSIESFLIQYNIGGLATGAVVLLLALLFAIRIARPITELTKVAEKISLGDLNAPIGIKRKDEIGELADALRRMQASLKKAVQRLQRRRSS from the coding sequence ATGAAGCTGAGGCTGAAATTCATTCTTCTTTTCGTCGTCATATCGATTATTCCTCTCGTCATCGCCGGAGGAGCCGGTTTCTACCACATCAAGCTGGTTGCGGACGAGGCTTTGGAGCTTTCAGAAAATGCGCTCAAATCACAGTCAGAAGTGATGATTGATCGCATTGCCACTGATATCGCAAAGAATTCCGAGCTGTTGATTCAGCACCTGGAAGTCGGCGACAAGGCCGAGTTGCAGTTTAGGCCCGACTTCGCATCGGCTGTCGTCCAAGCCTTTGGCGAGAGCGGGTACACGTATCTGATCAGTGAGAACAACGGCGCATATTCGTATTTCCTGCATCCCAGTCCCAAGACTATCGGCCAGGATGTGATGAGTAGCGACATTAAACAGCTTTTGATCGGAAAGGGAAATGTCAGTGCGTACATTGACGGAGGCAAACACTATGCCGCTTTAGTCCCTATCGGAGGCCTCGGGCTCTACATTGTCGCCCAGATGGACACGGAGGAGGTTTTGAGGTCCGTTGAGAGCATGAAGGAGAAAATTAACAACTCCATTGAATCGTTTCTCATCCAATACAATATCGGAGGACTGGCCACAGGTGCGGTTGTTCTGCTGCTGGCCCTTCTCTTTGCGATTCGAATCGCACGGCCCATTACCGAGTTGACCAAGGTGGCTGAAAAAATATCCCTCGGAGACCTCAACGCTCCCATTGGAATCAAGCGGAAAGACGAAATCGGTGAGCTGGCGGATGCCCTTCGAAGAATGCAGGCCAGTCTCAAGAAGGCCGTTCAACGGTTGCAACGGAGGAGAAGTTCATGA
- the mtnA gene encoding S-methyl-5-thioribose-1-phosphate isomerase, whose product MRFFPDRGEVHFLDQRLLPADEKTLVCKTVDELVQAMREMVVRGAPAIGVSAAYGCCLAVREASGSVGETWRAVLPTLLDHLMNARPTAVNLAWAVNRLKGLWTGAMEHEELYAVWTQAALALHQEDIEANMAMGWHGAELLDDGDTVMTHCNAGALATGGYGTALGVIRAAVTKGKKITVVANETRPLLQGARLTAYELDKDRIPVRVACDNACSALMSKGLIHKVVVGADRIAANGDTANKIGTMGVAILAQHHGIPFYVAAPCSTLDPNTATGDGIDIEQRAIGEVRSCMGVPTAPVGVEAFNPAFDVTPAAFISAIVTERGILKAPFLKSIAVALGGGELR is encoded by the coding sequence ATTCGGTTTTTTCCGGACAGGGGGGAGGTCCACTTTCTCGACCAACGCCTGCTGCCGGCCGATGAAAAGACTTTGGTTTGCAAGACTGTGGATGAACTTGTTCAGGCCATGCGGGAGATGGTCGTTCGCGGCGCCCCGGCCATAGGCGTCAGCGCAGCCTACGGATGCTGTCTGGCGGTTCGGGAGGCTTCCGGGTCCGTGGGAGAGACATGGAGGGCCGTTTTGCCCACCTTGCTGGACCACCTGATGAACGCCAGGCCCACGGCCGTCAATTTGGCCTGGGCGGTGAACCGGCTGAAGGGATTATGGACCGGGGCCATGGAGCACGAAGAATTGTACGCGGTTTGGACGCAAGCCGCTCTGGCCCTACACCAGGAGGACATTGAGGCGAACATGGCCATGGGGTGGCACGGGGCAGAGTTGCTGGACGACGGGGACACGGTCATGACCCACTGCAATGCCGGGGCCTTGGCCACCGGGGGGTACGGTACGGCCCTGGGGGTCATTCGGGCGGCCGTAACCAAGGGCAAAAAGATCACGGTAGTGGCCAACGAAACCCGGCCGTTGCTGCAGGGCGCCAGGCTGACAGCCTACGAACTGGACAAAGACCGCATTCCGGTCCGGGTGGCCTGCGACAACGCCTGCTCGGCACTCATGTCCAAGGGCCTGATCCACAAGGTCGTGGTCGGAGCCGACCGGATTGCGGCCAACGGGGATACGGCCAACAAGATCGGGACCATGGGGGTGGCCATCCTGGCTCAGCATCATGGAATCCCTTTCTACGTGGCGGCACCTTGCTCGACCTTGGACCCGAATACGGCCACGGGCGACGGTATCGACATCGAGCAGAGAGCTATCGGCGAGGTCAGGAGCTGTATGGGCGTGCCGACAGCCCCAGTCGGAGTGGAGGCATTCAATCCGGCCTTCGACGTCACACCGGCCGCGTTCATCTCAGCCATCGTCACAGAGCGGGGGATACTCAAGGCCCCGTTTCTGAAATCCATTGCCGTGGCTCTCGGGGGAGGGGAGCTGCGCTGA
- a CDS encoding DUF4254 domain-containing protein, translated as MMGVIEDLSRTLAQAWGDQEKLVVMWHESTAMPEFENALLRAVAEEHWRNFQLWHVEDRARRTDIGDAAVAECKRRIDALNQERNDCMERVDQVVVEMIQEHLPSLPDGHQSPRYNTESLGAAVDRMSILSLKIYHMIEQATRPDVNDAFRQDCRDKVEVLKRQRDDLARSVSDLVEDYAMGLKRPRIFRQFKMYNDPKLNPELQSQARTDSGGEAL; from the coding sequence ATGATGGGGGTAATTGAGGATTTGAGTCGTACGTTGGCCCAGGCCTGGGGCGACCAGGAAAAACTGGTGGTCATGTGGCACGAGAGCACGGCCATGCCCGAGTTCGAGAATGCCTTGCTTCGAGCCGTGGCCGAGGAGCATTGGCGCAATTTTCAGCTTTGGCATGTCGAGGACAGAGCCCGGAGAACGGACATCGGTGATGCGGCCGTTGCCGAATGCAAACGGCGTATCGACGCCCTGAATCAGGAACGGAACGATTGCATGGAGCGTGTCGATCAGGTCGTGGTCGAGATGATCCAGGAGCATCTTCCGTCTTTGCCCGATGGCCACCAAAGTCCGCGATACAACACCGAGAGCCTGGGAGCCGCAGTGGACCGGATGTCCATCCTCAGTCTGAAGATTTACCACATGATCGAGCAGGCCACTCGTCCCGACGTCAACGATGCCTTCCGACAGGATTGTCGGGACAAGGTCGAAGTTCTCAAGCGGCAGCGAGACGATTTGGCCAGGAGCGTTTCCGACCTGGTGGAGGACTATGCTATGGGTCTCAAGCGGCCCAGAATTTTTCGACAGTTCAAGATGTACAACGATCCCAAACTGAATCCAGAGCTTCAGTCCCAGGCTAGGACCGACTCCGGCGGCGAGGCGCTGTGA